Below is a genomic region from Hyphomicrobium nitrativorans NL23.
GCGCGCCTCAATCCTGCGCAGATCGTGGAGACGCGGACCGCGACGAGCCCCGACTGGTTCCTCGATTGGGCCTTCGAAGAGATCCAGCGCCTGATGGCGGGCAAGAACCAGTACGTTCTGACCGCGCGCACCACCGTCGATCTCACCATGCAGAAACAGGCGGACGAGGCGCTCGTCTCTTTCCTCAAGCAGAACGGGCGGCGGCTGCGCATGAACTCGGGCGCCATCGTCGCCATGGAGACGGACGGCGCGGTTCGCGCGTTGACCGGCGGCCCGGACTACGGCGAGAGCCAGTTCAACCGCGCCACGCACGCACGCCGGCAGCCAGGCTCCTCGTTCAAGATCTACGTCTACGCGGCCGCGCTCGAAAACGGTTACAAGCCGTCGTCGATGGTACGGGACACGTCGCGCTCCTGCGGCCGCTGGCATCCGCAGAACTATGGCGGCAGCCGTGGCAGCGGTGCGCGCATGCCGCTCAGCATGGCGCTCGCCCGCTCGCTCAACACGACCGCAGCCGAGCTCTCCTTCGCCGTCGGGCGCGAAAAGGTCATCGAGCTCACGCAGCGGCTCGGCATCACCGGCATCCGCAAGACGTGCTCCATGGCGCTCGGCGATTACGGCTTCCCGCCCATTCAGCACGTGGGCGCCGCCGCCGTGTTCGCGAACGGCGGCATGAGCGCCACGCCTTACGGCATCCTCGACATCGTCAACTCGCGCGGCGAACTCATCTACGATCGCGCGCGGGACGAGCCCGAGCGCGAGCGCCTCGTGAGCCAGGAGGTGGCCGAAGGCCTGAACCAGATGATGCATCAGGTCGTGACCTCCGGCACCGGCCAACGTGCCGCGCTCGATTTCACGCACGTCGTCGGCAAGACCGGCACCAGCACCGGCCCGCGCGATGTCTGGTTCCTTGGGTTCACCGGCAAATACGTCGGCTCCGTCTGGCTCGGCAACGACGACAACCGGCCGATGGCCAACGGCAACACCGGCGGCCAGCTCGCCGCGCCGCTTTGGGCTTCCTTCATGTCGGTCGCGCATCGGAGCATGAACATCCCGACCATTCCGGGCCTTCAACCTCATCCGGTTCAGATCGCCGAACAGCAGCGCATCGCGGAGCTCAAACGCACAGACCCGGCTGCCGCCGCCGCGCTATCCGGCGCAAGACGCGCTCCGTCCCTCACCATGTCCACCCCGGCGCGCGACGCGTTGAAACGGATCACATCCGAGCTGCGCAGGGCGGCCGGCGTCGCCGAGCCCGAACCCGCATCCACGCCTGGACCATCCGCTCCCGCGTCCCGCACATCAGGCGACCGTGCCGACCTCGGCCCCGTTCGCGCTCCCTCCGCCACCATTCCCTGAGGCCTCATGCTTCGCTCCGGCGTCCTACGCTCACGTTCCGCCTCGAACCTGATGGGCTTCACGCTTCACCGGCTCAAGAAGCGTCTCGCCGCGGCCGTCGCCTACACGGCCGACTGGGCGCTCTTCATCGGCGTCGTACTCATCCTCGGCCTCGGCTCAAGCTGGTATATGATCGAACGCGGCTCGCCGCTCACGACGCTGACGGCCGGGCCTTGGGTGTCGTGGGTCTCGGCGGCGCGCGTCGATTCCGATCCTTACACGCGCGCGCACGAAGCCCGGCTCGGCATTCTCCCGCTCAGCACGGAAATCGCGCAGACCTTCATCGCACGGACCGACAGCGAGGGGCGCGCCCTCCATTCTTCATGCGATTACGCGGTCGAAGGCCACGAGCTACCCACCCATTGGTGGAGCCTCACCGTGTTCGATGCGCAGGGCCGTCTCATCCCCAACACGCTCGGCCGTTCCGCCTACACCAGCGATACGATGGCCATCCGCGGCAACGGCACGTTCCTCGCCACGCTGTCTCGCGACGCGCATCCCGGCAACTGGCTTCCGATTGGAGGCGCGGGGCGTCTCGCGCTTGTCTTCACGGTGCTCGATCACGGATCGCGCTCGCTTACGCAAGGCGAGGAGGTCGTGCCCTTCCTCCCCGCCGTCACGCGGAAGGATTGCTAGGAATGCTCAAAAAGCTCTGGGCC
It encodes:
- a CDS encoding transglycosylase domain-containing protein, which translates into the protein MSDWFFKRGRRTGIDWMSLDSRLDSALSDLWSFCKDVWDACSSFFARFKLTGWRRLLAEAGSESLTLSLGGFFVLYALALPAFLDFDEARFFTGRYSVTFLDAAGNEIGQRGILHNDAVPLEEIPDAVVHATLATEDRRFFEHFGVDVIGTTRALIENLRANDVVQGGSTLSQQLAKNLFLSSERSLDRKIKEAFLALLLETRFTKREILKLYLDRAYLGGGAFGVEAASQFYFGKSVREVNLAEAALLAGLYKAPTSYAPHVNLPASRARTNEVLQNLVDAGYYTAAQAHEARLNPAQIVETRTATSPDWFLDWAFEEIQRLMAGKNQYVLTARTTVDLTMQKQADEALVSFLKQNGRRLRMNSGAIVAMETDGAVRALTGGPDYGESQFNRATHARRQPGSSFKIYVYAAALENGYKPSSMVRDTSRSCGRWHPQNYGGSRGSGARMPLSMALARSLNTTAAELSFAVGREKVIELTQRLGITGIRKTCSMALGDYGFPPIQHVGAAAVFANGGMSATPYGILDIVNSRGELIYDRARDEPERERLVSQEVAEGLNQMMHQVVTSGTGQRAALDFTHVVGKTGTSTGPRDVWFLGFTGKYVGSVWLGNDDNRPMANGNTGGQLAAPLWASFMSVAHRSMNIPTIPGLQPHPVQIAEQQRIAELKRTDPAAAAALSGARRAPSLTMSTPARDALKRITSELRRAAGVAEPEPASTPGPSAPASRTSGDRADLGPVRAPSATIP
- a CDS encoding DUF1214 domain-containing protein, with amino-acid sequence MLRSGVLRSRSASNLMGFTLHRLKKRLAAAVAYTADWALFIGVVLILGLGSSWYMIERGSPLTTLTAGPWVSWVSAARVDSDPYTRAHEARLGILPLSTEIAQTFIARTDSEGRALHSSCDYAVEGHELPTHWWSLTVFDAQGRLIPNTLGRSAYTSDTMAIRGNGTFLATLSRDAHPGNWLPIGGAGRLALVFTVLDHGSRSLTQGEEVVPFLPAVTRKDC